The proteins below come from a single Agrobacterium vitis genomic window:
- a CDS encoding VOC family protein, with translation MTQNRPVKRIATVTLVVDDYDRALAFYCGKLGFACKADIDLGDGKRWVVISPTEDGAGLLLAQADGEKQLATIGNQTGGRVAFFLETDDFARDHAAFIADGIVFQEEPRYELYGTVAVFEDLYGNRWDLIEPKL, from the coding sequence ATGACGCAGAATAGGCCGGTAAAACGCATCGCCACCGTAACGCTTGTGGTTGATGATTATGATCGGGCGCTGGCCTTTTATTGCGGCAAGCTGGGCTTTGCCTGCAAAGCAGATATCGACCTGGGCGATGGCAAGCGCTGGGTGGTTATCTCTCCCACTGAAGACGGTGCCGGGCTGCTTCTGGCGCAGGCGGATGGAGAAAAACAGCTGGCGACAATCGGCAACCAAACAGGCGGCCGGGTTGCCTTCTTTCTGGAAACGGATGACTTTGCCCGTGATCATGCGGCGTTTATCGCTGATGGCATCGTCTTTCAGGAAGAGCCGCGTTACGAACTCTACGGCACAGTTGCCGTGTTCGAAGATCTCTACGGCAATCGCTGGGACCTGATCGAGCCCAAATTATAA
- a CDS encoding LysR substrate-binding domain-containing protein, which produces MSKLNLVHLNGLRAVEAVGRLGSLQAAASELGVSIGAISQQVIKAEQQLQLQLFERTSRGMVPTDVAEPVLDRLSAGFRHLSGAVALALKSDDTVLTISVAPVFAARWLVHRIGAFSERFPTIRLRMEASDRLIDPSSSDVDLCIRVGRGDWPGVRAELLLEQKVFPVCTPAMAKRLQSPADLLDLPIVEDGRAMFSWDVWLAAAGLPGRSVRTRHVFSEASLCLDAALAGQGILLAWQTIASQQLQQGQLVAPFGPAVPTGLAHYFVSPEGARRNDKVDAFKRWLRGELHEDMTRLAKAIPFLGGPFLESPFLKGPFLKGECG; this is translated from the coding sequence ATGAGCAAACTCAATTTGGTGCATCTCAATGGATTGCGGGCCGTGGAGGCTGTCGGGCGGCTAGGCTCTCTGCAAGCGGCTGCCAGCGAACTTGGCGTTTCGATCGGTGCCATCAGCCAGCAGGTCATCAAGGCTGAGCAGCAGTTGCAATTGCAATTATTCGAGCGAACCAGCCGCGGCATGGTGCCGACAGATGTGGCTGAGCCGGTGCTTGACCGTTTGAGTGCGGGCTTTCGGCATTTGTCGGGGGCAGTGGCGCTTGCGCTGAAGAGCGATGATACGGTTTTAACGATTTCGGTGGCGCCGGTCTTTGCTGCACGCTGGTTGGTGCATCGCATTGGTGCGTTTTCAGAACGGTTTCCGACGATCCGTCTTAGAATGGAGGCAAGCGACCGGTTAATCGATCCATCAAGCTCCGATGTCGATCTGTGTATTCGGGTCGGGCGTGGTGACTGGCCCGGTGTACGGGCCGAGTTGCTGCTGGAGCAGAAGGTTTTTCCGGTCTGCACACCTGCCATGGCAAAGCGTCTGCAATCACCAGCCGATCTCCTGGACTTGCCGATTGTTGAAGATGGCCGGGCGATGTTCAGTTGGGATGTATGGCTGGCCGCTGCAGGGCTTCCCGGGCGATCGGTCCGCACACGGCACGTCTTTAGCGAAGCCTCTCTATGCCTGGACGCTGCACTGGCTGGGCAAGGCATCTTGCTGGCCTGGCAGACGATTGCTTCCCAGCAATTACAGCAGGGGCAGTTGGTGGCGCCCTTCGGGCCGGCAGTGCCGACAGGGCTTGCCCATTATTTCGTCAGCCCAGAAGGCGCGCGCCGCAATGACAAGGTCGATGCCTTCAAGCGGTGGCTGCGCGGTGAGCTTCACGAGGATATGACCCGTCTCGCCAAGGCAATTCCTTTTCTAGGCGGCCCTTTTCTGGAAAGCCCATTTCTGAAAGGCCCATTTCTGAAAGGCGAGTGCGGTTGA
- a CDS encoding [protein-PII] uridylyltransferase, which produces MAKHDLSDATLPDFKALEAECMSIVLQNGKVPETRAAILPLLKKASIDGREAALRHLTTNGSGLECAGMISNLQDNLITLVHRMVTQAVYPTTQQEFAVAAVGGYGRSTLAPGSDIDLLFLLSVKAGADARKAVEFLLYILWDLGFKVGHATRLVEECIRLSRTDMTIRTAILETRFICGEALLVGELQKRFDAEVVEKTAPEFIAAKLAERDERHRKAGDTRYLVEPNVKEGKGGLRDLHTLFWIAKYYYRISDPADLVKLGVLSRQEWRMFQKSDDFLWAVRCHMHFATGKPEERLSFDLQPEIARNLGYNARPGLSEVERFMKHYFHVAKNVGDLTRIVCASLEDKQAKAAPGLTAAIGRFAHRPRRIPGTPEFIEDRGRIALSGPDIFKRDPINIMRFFHVADLHGLEFHPDALKAITRCLPLIDHDFRENEEANRLFLSILTSKRDPALMLTRMNEAGVLGKFIPDFGRIVSMMQFNMYHHYTVDEHLIRSVGILAEVDQGQHADIHPLAVKLMPNIEERTVLFVAVLLHDIAKGRQEDHSIAGAKVARRLCPRLGLNDKQTELVVWLIDQHLLMSMVAQTRDLHDRKTITDFAEKVQSLDRLRMLLVLTVCDIRAVGPGVWNGWKGQLLRTLYYETELLLSGGFSESPRKERAKQAAEQLAEALSDWSQKDQKTYTKLHYQPYLLTVPLEDQVRHAHFIRQADKADQALATMVRTHSFHAITEITVLAPDHPRLLSIIAGACAAAGANIADAQIFTTSDGRALDTILINREFPIDEDEMRRANTISKMIEDVLAGKKRLPEVIATRTKGRKRNKTFTVKPHVTISNSLSNKFTVIEIECLDRIGLLAEVTAVLADLSLDIHSARITTFGEKVIDTFYVIDLVGQKITNENRQGSISVRLKAVMSEQPDELREQMPSGIIAPAATKSPAAEKKARV; this is translated from the coding sequence ATGGCAAAGCACGACCTATCAGACGCAACGCTCCCCGATTTCAAGGCATTGGAGGCGGAATGCATGTCCATCGTGCTCCAGAATGGCAAAGTGCCGGAAACACGGGCCGCCATTCTCCCCTTGTTGAAAAAAGCAAGCATTGATGGCCGGGAGGCGGCCCTGCGCCATCTGACCACCAATGGCAGCGGGTTGGAATGCGCCGGGATGATTTCCAATCTCCAGGACAATCTGATCACGCTGGTGCATCGCATGGTCACCCAGGCTGTCTACCCCACCACCCAGCAGGAATTTGCGGTGGCTGCGGTCGGCGGTTATGGCCGCAGCACCCTTGCTCCCGGTTCCGACATCGATCTCCTGTTCCTGCTTTCAGTCAAGGCCGGGGCGGATGCCCGCAAGGCGGTGGAATTCCTGCTCTATATTCTCTGGGATCTGGGTTTTAAGGTCGGCCATGCCACCCGCCTCGTTGAGGAATGCATCCGGCTGTCGCGCACCGATATGACCATCAGGACCGCCATTCTCGAAACCCGTTTCATCTGCGGGGAAGCGCTGCTGGTTGGCGAATTGCAGAAACGGTTCGATGCGGAGGTGGTTGAAAAGACCGCGCCTGAATTCATTGCCGCCAAACTGGCCGAACGTGATGAACGGCACCGCAAGGCGGGCGATACCCGTTATCTTGTCGAGCCGAATGTGAAGGAAGGCAAAGGCGGATTGCGCGATCTGCACACGCTGTTCTGGATCGCCAAATATTATTACCGGATTTCCGATCCGGCCGATCTGGTCAAACTTGGTGTTCTGTCGCGCCAGGAATGGCGGATGTTTCAGAAATCCGACGATTTTCTCTGGGCGGTGCGCTGCCATATGCATTTCGCCACCGGCAAGCCGGAAGAGCGGCTGTCTTTCGATCTTCAGCCGGAAATTGCCCGCAATCTCGGCTATAATGCCCGTCCCGGCCTTTCGGAGGTCGAACGCTTCATGAAGCATTACTTCCATGTCGCCAAAAATGTCGGCGACCTGACCCGGATCGTCTGTGCCAGCCTGGAGGATAAGCAGGCAAAGGCCGCTCCAGGACTGACCGCAGCCATCGGGCGTTTTGCCCATCGGCCCCGGCGCATTCCCGGCACGCCTGAGTTCATCGAGGACAGGGGCCGGATCGCTCTGTCCGGTCCGGACATTTTCAAGCGTGATCCGATCAATATCATGCGGTTTTTCCATGTCGCCGATCTGCATGGGCTGGAATTCCATCCCGATGCGCTCAAGGCGATTACCCGCTGCCTGCCGCTGATCGATCATGATTTCCGCGAGAACGAGGAGGCCAACCGGCTGTTCCTCTCCATCCTGACCTCCAAACGCGACCCGGCGCTGATGCTGACCCGGATGAACGAAGCGGGCGTTCTGGGCAAGTTCATCCCGGATTTCGGGCGGATCGTTTCGATGATGCAGTTCAACATGTATCATCATTATACCGTGGACGAGCATTTGATCCGCTCAGTCGGCATTCTGGCCGAGGTCGATCAGGGGCAGCATGCCGACATCCATCCGTTGGCCGTCAAGCTGATGCCGAATATAGAGGAGCGCACTGTGCTGTTCGTCGCGGTGCTGCTGCATGACATCGCCAAGGGCCGTCAGGAGGATCATTCGATTGCCGGTGCCAAGGTTGCCCGGCGTCTCTGCCCGCGTCTTGGTTTGAACGACAAGCAGACCGAATTGGTGGTCTGGTTGATTGATCAGCATCTGCTGATGTCGATGGTCGCCCAGACCCGCGATCTGCATGACCGCAAGACCATTACCGATTTCGCCGAGAAGGTGCAGTCGCTTGACAGGCTGCGCATGCTTCTGGTGCTGACGGTCTGCGATATCCGCGCCGTCGGTCCGGGCGTCTGGAACGGCTGGAAAGGCCAATTGCTGCGCACGCTCTATTATGAAACCGAATTGCTGCTATCAGGCGGGTTTTCCGAAAGCCCGCGCAAGGAGCGCGCCAAACAGGCCGCCGAGCAATTGGCGGAGGCCCTGTCGGACTGGAGCCAGAAGGACCAGAAAACCTATACCAAGCTGCATTACCAACCCTATTTGCTGACGGTGCCTTTGGAAGACCAGGTGCGCCATGCCCATTTTATCCGCCAGGCTGACAAGGCCGATCAGGCGTTGGCAACCATGGTCCGCACCCATTCCTTCCACGCGATCACCGAGATCACGGTGCTTGCCCCTGACCATCCGCGCCTGTTGTCGATCATTGCCGGTGCCTGTGCGGCGGCGGGCGCCAATATTGCCGATGCGCAGATTTTTACCACCTCGGATGGCCGGGCGCTCGATACCATTCTCATCAACAGGGAGTTTCCCATTGACGAGGACGAGATGCGCCGGGCCAATACGATTAGCAAGATGATCGAAGACGTGCTGGCGGGCAAGAAGCGCCTGCCGGAAGTGATTGCCACCCGCACCAAGGGCCGCAAACGCAACAAGACCTTCACCGTCAAGCCGCATGTGACGATTTCCAACAGCCTTTCCAATAAGTTTACAGTGATCGAGATCGAATGCCTCGACCGCATTGGTCTGCTGGCCGAGGTCACGGCGGTCCTGGCCGATCTGTCGCTCGATATTCACTCGGCCCGTATCACCACCTTTGGTGAAAAGGTCATCGATACGTTTTACGTCATCGATCTGGTCGGCCAGAAGATCACCAATGAAAACCGGCAGGGCTCCATTTCGGTCCGGCTGAAAGCGGTGATGAGCGAGCAACCCGACGAATTGCGCGAGCAGATGCCATCGGGCATTATCGCGCCCGCCGCGACGAAATCCCCGGCTGCTGAAAAGAAAGCCCGCGTCTGA
- the trpS gene encoding tryptophan--tRNA ligase: protein MSEFQPLVFSGVQPTGNLHLGNYLGAIRKFVALQENNDCMYCVVDLHALTAQLVHEDMRGQIRSITAAFLAAGIDPVKHIVFNQSQVPQHAELAWIFNCVARIGWMNRMTQFKDKAGKDREQASLGLFAYPSLMAADILVYRATHVPVGDDQKQHLELTRDIAMKFNLDFAQQIRPTGLGIDITVGNEPVHAYFPMVEPLIDGPAPRVMSLKDGTKKMSKSDPSDLSRINLMDDAEAIAKKIRKAKTDPDALPSETDGLAGRPEADNLVGIYAALADKTKAEVLAEFGGQQFSVFKPALIELAVEVLSPITGEMRRLMGDPAHIDAVLRDGGERARVRAEKTMTEIRDIIGFVR, encoded by the coding sequence ATGAGCGAATTTCAGCCGCTGGTTTTTTCCGGCGTTCAGCCCACCGGCAATCTCCATCTTGGCAATTACCTCGGCGCGATCCGCAAATTCGTCGCGCTCCAGGAAAATAACGACTGCATGTATTGCGTCGTTGACCTGCATGCGCTGACGGCGCAGCTGGTGCATGAGGATATGCGCGGTCAGATCCGGTCGATCACGGCGGCTTTTCTCGCGGCGGGTATCGACCCGGTCAAGCATATCGTTTTCAACCAGAGCCAAGTGCCACAACATGCCGAACTGGCCTGGATCTTCAACTGTGTCGCCCGCATCGGCTGGATGAACCGGATGACCCAGTTCAAGGACAAGGCGGGCAAGGACCGTGAGCAGGCCTCGCTTGGCCTGTTTGCCTATCCGAGCCTGATGGCTGCCGACATCCTGGTCTACCGCGCCACCCATGTGCCTGTGGGCGATGACCAGAAGCAGCATCTGGAACTGACCCGCGATATCGCCATGAAGTTCAATCTGGATTTTGCCCAACAGATCCGCCCGACCGGACTTGGCATCGATATCACTGTCGGCAACGAACCGGTGCATGCCTATTTCCCGATGGTCGAACCGCTGATCGACGGTCCGGCCCCCAGGGTGATGAGCCTGAAGGATGGCACCAAGAAAATGTCGAAGTCCGATCCTTCGGATCTGTCGCGCATCAACCTGATGGACGATGCCGAGGCGATTGCCAAGAAGATCCGCAAGGCCAAGACCGATCCGGACGCCTTGCCAAGCGAAACGGATGGACTGGCCGGACGGCCGGAGGCCGATAATCTGGTTGGTATTTATGCAGCCCTTGCCGACAAGACCAAAGCCGAGGTGCTGGCGGAATTCGGCGGGCAGCAGTTCTCAGTATTCAAGCCTGCTCTTATCGAACTTGCTGTCGAGGTTCTGTCGCCGATCACTGGTGAAATGCGCCGTTTGATGGGTGACCCTGCTCATATCGACGCCGTGTTGCGCGATGGTGGTGAGCGGGCGCGGGTCCGTGCCGAAAAAACCATGACGGAAATCCGCGACATTATCGGTTTCGTGCGCTAA
- a CDS encoding GNAT family N-acetyltransferase, giving the protein MTVELLDRAVTPETERSSGAVSGPAGDVLGRIGTLETRLARNAREIDAAQAVRYRVFVEEMNAMLPPDAMRQKRDIDAFDEICDHLLVLDHAIEGDPEDQIVGTYRLLRHEVALANFGFYSASEFALDDLIARHPDKRFMELGRSCVLPNYRTKRTVELLWQGNWAYALRHNMSAMIGCASFPGVQPEQHALALSFLAQNAEARGEWAVRARPELFCPMDLMPSEIVNARKALSAMPPLVKGYLRLGAMIGTGAVVDHAFNTTDVLIVLPITSISDRYVNYYGADAGRFAS; this is encoded by the coding sequence ATGACAGTCGAACTCCTTGATCGTGCAGTCACACCTGAAACGGAGCGTTCCTCCGGTGCAGTGTCCGGCCCTGCTGGCGATGTCCTGGGCCGGATCGGTACGCTGGAAACCAGGCTCGCCCGCAATGCACGTGAGATCGATGCGGCCCAGGCGGTGCGCTACCGGGTATTCGTCGAAGAGATGAATGCCATGCTGCCGCCCGATGCCATGCGGCAGAAGCGCGATATCGATGCGTTCGATGAAATCTGCGATCATCTTCTGGTTCTAGACCACGCCATTGAGGGTGATCCGGAAGATCAGATCGTCGGCACCTATCGGCTGCTGCGTCATGAAGTGGCGCTGGCCAATTTCGGCTTCTATTCCGCCTCGGAATTTGCGCTGGACGATCTCATCGCCCGACATCCCGACAAGCGCTTCATGGAGCTTGGCCGTTCCTGTGTCCTGCCGAATTATCGCACCAAGCGGACGGTAGAATTGCTCTGGCAGGGAAACTGGGCCTACGCGCTGCGCCACAATATGAGCGCCATGATCGGCTGCGCCTCTTTTCCAGGCGTGCAGCCGGAACAGCATGCGCTGGCTCTGTCCTTTCTGGCGCAGAATGCCGAAGCCCGCGGCGAATGGGCGGTTCGTGCCCGCCCGGAACTGTTCTGCCCCATGGACTTGATGCCATCCGAAATCGTCAATGCCCGCAAGGCGCTGTCCGCCATGCCGCCGCTGGTCAAGGGTTATCTGCGTCTCGGCGCGATGATCGGTACCGGTGCCGTGGTCGACCATGCCTTCAACACCACCGATGTGCTAATCGTCCTGCCAATTACCAGCATTTCCGATCGCTACGTGAATTATTACGGTGCCGATGCCGGGCGGTTTGCGAGCTAG
- the murJ gene encoding murein biosynthesis integral membrane protein MurJ, whose amino-acid sequence MSLVKKFMTVGGATLGSRLFGFARETLMAAALGTGPMADVFYAAFRFPNLFRRLFAEGAFNAAFVPLFSKEIEANGLDGAKRFSEEVFGVLFTVLLLITIAMELSMPLLVRFVIAPGFADDAEKFSLTVRLAVVMFPYLMCMSLTAMLSGMLNSLHHFFAAAVAPIFLNLVMISALFYALYHGVEPVVTAWYLSWSVLVAGILQLLVVYIGVRHAGIRLGFKWPKITPNVKRLLVLAVPAAVTGGITQINQLIGQAIASSKDGAIAALQYADRIYQLPLGVVGVAVGVVLLPELARALKSDHQREASTIQNRSIEFVLFLTLPAAVGLWVLSDDIIRVLYERGAFTAHNTAIVGAILAYYGLGLPGFVMIKALQPGFYAREDTKTPMRFTGISVVVNSALAISLFPLLQERGIAIAEATAGAINTVLLFTMLVRRGHLQVEWALVSRALRLLLAALAMGAALMALSGFFAPYIGTGSPFLHKVLVLFIQIGLAMLIYFSLAFLIGGADIGMLRRNLKRKARATPSEAADDAE is encoded by the coding sequence ATGTCCCTCGTCAAGAAGTTCATGACCGTTGGCGGCGCCACGCTTGGCAGCCGATTGTTCGGGTTTGCCCGCGAAACCCTGATGGCGGCAGCGCTTGGCACTGGGCCGATGGCCGATGTGTTTTATGCGGCTTTCCGCTTTCCCAACCTGTTTCGCCGGTTGTTTGCCGAAGGCGCCTTCAACGCTGCTTTCGTGCCGCTGTTTTCCAAGGAAATCGAGGCGAACGGACTGGACGGCGCCAAGCGTTTTTCCGAGGAAGTCTTCGGCGTCCTCTTTACCGTCCTGTTGCTGATCACCATCGCCATGGAGCTTTCCATGCCGCTCCTGGTGCGGTTTGTCATCGCACCGGGTTTTGCCGATGACGCGGAAAAGTTTTCGCTGACCGTGCGTCTCGCCGTGGTGATGTTTCCCTATCTGATGTGCATGTCGTTGACGGCGATGCTGAGCGGCATGCTCAATTCGCTGCATCACTTTTTCGCCGCCGCCGTCGCGCCGATCTTTCTCAATCTGGTGATGATCAGTGCGCTGTTTTATGCGCTCTACCATGGCGTCGAGCCTGTCGTAACGGCCTGGTATCTCTCCTGGTCGGTGCTGGTGGCCGGGATTTTGCAGTTGCTGGTGGTCTATATCGGCGTGCGCCATGCGGGGATAAGGCTCGGTTTCAAATGGCCGAAGATCACCCCCAACGTGAAACGGTTGCTGGTGCTCGCCGTCCCTGCCGCGGTGACTGGCGGCATTACCCAGATCAACCAGTTGATCGGCCAGGCCATTGCCTCCTCCAAGGATGGGGCGATTGCCGCCCTGCAATATGCCGACCGTATCTATCAATTGCCCTTGGGCGTGGTGGGCGTTGCCGTCGGCGTGGTGCTTTTGCCGGAGCTGGCGCGGGCGCTGAAATCCGACCACCAGCGCGAGGCTTCAACCATTCAGAATCGGTCGATTGAATTCGTGCTGTTCCTGACCCTGCCAGCGGCGGTCGGGCTGTGGGTGCTGTCGGATGATATCATCCGGGTGCTTTATGAGCGCGGCGCGTTTACCGCGCACAATACCGCCATTGTCGGGGCAATCCTCGCCTATTACGGCTTGGGCCTGCCCGGTTTCGTGATGATCAAGGCGCTGCAGCCCGGTTTTTACGCCCGCGAGGATACAAAAACCCCGATGCGCTTCACCGGCATTTCGGTGGTGGTCAATTCGGCGCTGGCCATTTCGCTGTTTCCGCTGTTGCAGGAGCGGGGTATCGCCATTGCCGAAGCGACGGCGGGCGCGATCAACACGGTTCTGCTGTTCACCATGCTGGTACGGCGCGGACATTTGCAGGTGGAATGGGCGCTGGTGTCCCGGGCGCTGCGGCTTTTGCTGGCGGCGCTGGCCATGGGCGCGGCGCTGATGGCGCTGTCGGGCTTTTTCGCGCCTTATATCGGCACCGGTTCGCCCTTCCTGCACAAGGTGTTGGTGCTGTTCATCCAGATCGGCCTGGCGATGCTGATCTATTTCTCGCTGGCCTTCCTGATCGGCGGCGCGGATATCGGCATGCTGAGACGCAATCTTAAGCGCAAGGCGCGCGCGACGCCAAGCGAGGCCGCCGATGACGCAGAATAG
- the mutS gene encoding DNA mismatch repair protein MutS, translating to MMEQYIEIKANNPGSLLFYRMGDFYELFFEDAVEASRALGITLTKRGQHLGQDIPMCGVPVHASDDYLQKLITLGFRVAVCEQVEDPAEAKKRGSKSVVKRDVVRLVTPGTLTEEKLLSPSETNYLMALARVRGSGDELALAWIDISTGVFRLAETNPTRLLADIFRIDPREVIVAETLMQDPDLKPAFDVLGRVVVPQPSVLFDSASAEGRITRYFNVKTLDGFGGFSRPEMAAASAAIAYVEKTQMSERPPLGLPERQSSSSTLFIDAATRANLELVKTLSGQKQGSLLNTIDRTVTGGGARLMAERLMSPLTEVVAIAQRQDAVAYLLTDGFLCERLRDLLKRAPDMPRALSRLALDRGGPRDLAAIRYGLSTSGDVAGLLRGAVLPDELASALIDLEMLSPSLENLLASQLAEDLPLLKRDGGFLREGADEGLDEVRALRDQSRRVIAGLQLQYAEETGVKSLKIKHNNVLGYFIEVTAGNAGPLIEGEAKARFIHRQSMANAMRFTTTELADLESRIANAAGQALEIELAAFERMRQAVVTEAEAIKKAARALAVIDVAAGLAVLAEEQGYCRPLVDDSRMFSIVAGRHPVVEQALRKQAASPFIANNCDLSPVGDQKHGAIWMLTGPNMGGKSTFLRQNALIAILAQMGSFVPAGSAHIGIVDRLFSRVGASDDLARGRSTFMVEMVETAAILNQAGERSLVILDEIGRGTATFDGLSIAWATVEHLHEVNRCRSLFATHFHELTALSEKLVRLSNVTMKVKEWHGEVIFLHEVGAGAADRSYGIQVARLAGLPGMVVERARAVLSQLEDADRKNPASQLIDDLPLFQVSQRRESRTGTGAQVSAVEEALRSLNLDDLTPRQAMDALYDLKTTLAKS from the coding sequence ATGATGGAACAGTATATTGAAATCAAGGCGAACAATCCCGGTTCGCTGCTGTTTTACCGGATGGGCGATTTCTATGAGCTGTTTTTCGAGGACGCCGTCGAGGCGTCCCGGGCGCTCGGCATTACCCTGACCAAGCGCGGGCAGCATCTGGGTCAAGACATTCCGATGTGCGGTGTCCCTGTACATGCCTCTGACGATTATCTGCAAAAGCTGATCACGCTCGGGTTCCGTGTCGCCGTTTGCGAACAGGTGGAAGACCCGGCTGAGGCAAAGAAGCGCGGCTCCAAATCCGTGGTCAAGCGTGACGTGGTGCGTCTGGTCACGCCCGGCACGCTGACGGAGGAAAAGCTGCTGTCGCCGTCGGAGACCAATTATCTGATGGCGCTGGCACGGGTGCGCGGCAGCGGCGATGAACTGGCGCTGGCCTGGATCGATATTTCCACTGGCGTCTTCCGTCTGGCTGAAACCAATCCCACCCGTCTGCTGGCCGATATTTTCCGCATCGATCCGCGTGAAGTGATCGTCGCCGAAACGTTGATGCAGGACCCGGACCTGAAGCCGGCCTTTGATGTGCTTGGCCGCGTGGTCGTGCCGCAGCCATCGGTGCTGTTCGATAGCGCTTCGGCGGAGGGGCGCATCACGCGCTATTTCAACGTCAAGACGCTCGACGGTTTCGGCGGGTTTTCACGGCCAGAAATGGCTGCGGCTTCGGCGGCGATTGCCTATGTGGAAAAAACCCAGATGTCCGAGCGTCCGCCGCTTGGGTTGCCTGAGCGGCAATCCTCGTCCTCGACGCTGTTTATTGACGCGGCCACCCGCGCCAATCTGGAATTGGTGAAGACCCTTTCCGGCCAGAAACAGGGTTCCCTGCTCAACACCATTGACCGAACCGTAACCGGGGGCGGCGCGCGGCTGATGGCCGAACGGCTGATGTCGCCCTTGACGGAGGTTGTGGCAATTGCGCAGCGGCAGGATGCGGTTGCTTATTTGTTGACGGACGGTTTTCTGTGTGAGCGGCTGCGCGACCTTTTGAAACGCGCCCCGGATATGCCACGTGCCCTGTCGCGGCTGGCGCTGGACCGAGGCGGGCCAAGAGATCTGGCGGCGATCCGGTATGGGTTGTCCACATCAGGCGATGTGGCTGGGTTGCTGCGGGGGGCTGTCCTGCCGGATGAGCTTGCCTCGGCGCTCATCGATCTCGAAATGCTATCACCATCGCTCGAAAATCTGCTGGCCTCGCAACTGGCGGAAGATCTGCCATTGTTGAAACGCGATGGCGGGTTTTTGAGAGAGGGCGCCGATGAGGGGCTGGACGAGGTGCGGGCGCTGCGTGACCAGTCGCGCCGGGTGATCGCCGGGCTGCAATTGCAATATGCCGAAGAAACCGGCGTCAAGTCGCTGAAGATCAAGCATAACAATGTGCTGGGCTATTTCATCGAAGTCACCGCCGGCAATGCCGGGCCGCTGATCGAGGGCGAAGCCAAGGCCCGCTTTATCCATCGCCAGTCTATGGCCAATGCCATGCGCTTTACCACGACCGAACTGGCTGATCTCGAAAGCCGCATTGCCAATGCGGCGGGACAGGCGCTGGAAATCGAGCTTGCGGCGTTTGAGCGGATGCGTCAGGCGGTGGTGACCGAGGCCGAGGCCATCAAGAAAGCAGCGCGCGCGCTGGCAGTGATCGATGTGGCCGCCGGTCTTGCCGTGCTGGCCGAGGAGCAGGGCTATTGCAGGCCCCTGGTCGATGACAGCAGGATGTTTTCCATTGTCGCCGGGCGTCATCCGGTGGTCGAGCAGGCCTTGCGCAAGCAGGCGGCCAGCCCTTTCATCGCCAATAATTGCGATCTTTCACCAGTAGGCGATCAGAAGCACGGCGCGATCTGGATGCTGACCGGTCCGAACATGGGCGGTAAATCCACCTTTCTGCGCCAGAATGCGCTGATCGCCATTCTCGCCCAGATGGGGTCTTTCGTACCTGCCGGATCGGCGCATATCGGTATTGTCGATCGGCTGTTTTCCCGCGTTGGCGCCTCCGACGATCTGGCGCGGGGCCGTTCGACCTTCATGGTCGAGATGGTGGAAACGGCGGCCATTCTCAATCAGGCGGGCGAGCGGTCTCTGGTCATTCTCGATGAGATTGGCCGTGGTACGGCGACATTCGACGGCCTGTCGATTGCGTGGGCGACTGTCGAGCATCTGCATGAGGTCAATCGCTGCCGGTCGTTGTTTGCCACGCATTTTCACGAGCTGACGGCGCTGTCTGAAAAGCTTGTCCGGCTGTCGAACGTCACTATGAAAGTCAAGGAATGGCATGGCGAGGTAATTTTCCTGCATGAGGTTGGGGCTGGTGCCGCTGACCGCTCCTACGGCATCCAGGTGGCGCGACTGGCCGGGCTGCCGGGCATGGTGGTGGAGCGCGCCCGCGCAGTGTTGTCGCAGCTCGAAGATGCCGATCGCAAAAATCCGGCCAGCCAGTTGATTGACGACCTGCCGCTGTTTCAGGTCAGTCAGAGGCGGGAGAGCCGGACGGGGACAGGGGCGCAGGTGTCGGCGGTGGAAGAGGCATTGCGCAGCCTCAATCTGGATGACTTGACGCCAAGGCAAGCGATGGATGCGCTCTACGATCTGAAAACCACTCTGGCGAAATCCTGA